The Cloacibacterium sp. TD35 region GAATTGAAGCAAAAGCTTATGAAATCTGGAATTGATTACAAACTTTCTGAAGAAAAATTACTGGAAATGAAAATCAGATGGACAGTAAATTCTATAAGAAGTGGCGAAGAACTTTTGGAAAGATTTTTGAAAATTTAATTTAAATTATTCACTAATAGATTTATTATAATTCCACGCGGCTACGAAAATCCCTGCGGTTTCTGTTCTTAATCTTTGATGTCCAAGAGAAACAGCTTTAATGCCTTTTTCGGCTAACATTTTAATTTCTTTTTCAGAAAAATCACCTTCTGGACCAATCAGAAAAGTAGGATTGGCCAATTCTGGAATTTCACTAAGGTTGATGCGTTCAAAAGCAACATCGCAATGCGCCACAAAAGTCATTTCCGGATTTACATTTTTAATAAAATCTGATAATTTCGTAACATCATTAATTTTTGGAAAAAAGAATCTTAAACTTTGTTTAGAAGCTGCAACAGATTGTTTTCTAAGCTTTTCGATGTTCAGATTTTTACGTTCTGTTTTTTCAGTATTCAGAATAGTTATCTCCGAAATGCCCATTTCTGTTGCTTTTTCAACAAAAAATTCAATTCTGTCGATGTTTTTGGTAGGTGCAATCGCAATATGCAATTGTCTGGTAAGTTTCGGGAAATATTCTTGAACTTCCGTAACGTTCAGATTGACTTTTTTTCCTTCAAAAATGAGATTTCCTTTGGCGAGATTTCCTTTTCCGTCTGTCACGAAGATTTCCTCACCTTCTTTCATACGAAGAACTTTCACGATGTGCTGTTGCTCTTCGTCATTAATTTTTACATCGGGGATAATTTCGCCAAAGAAAAGTTTCATTTTTTTATTTTTTGAACAGTGAAATAATTTTTTTTACTAAAGTAATCACCAATACCATGATGATACCGCCTAAAATTCCAGCGCCAAATTCATTGACAATAGCAGGTGTAGGTAAATCTTCAACCAAATGATGTAAATATTCTACGTTGTGAAGAAAAATTCCACCAGCAACTAATAGTAAAGCAATAGTACCTACTACTCCTAAAATTTTAATTACCCAAGGCAACATATTGATA contains the following coding sequences:
- a CDS encoding RsmE family RNA methyltransferase, which gives rise to MKLFFGEIIPDVKINDEEQQHIVKVLRMKEGEEIFVTDGKGNLAKGNLIFEGKKVNLNVTEVQEYFPKLTRQLHIAIAPTKNIDRIEFFVEKATEMGISEITILNTEKTERKNLNIEKLRKQSVAASKQSLRFFFPKINDVTKLSDFIKNVNPEMTFVAHCDVAFERINLSEIPELANPTFLIGPEGDFSEKEIKMLAEKGIKAVSLGHQRLRTETAGIFVAAWNYNKSISE